Proteins encoded within one genomic window of Microbacterium sp. LKL04:
- a CDS encoding Na+/H+ antiporter subunit D yields the protein MTALVPLLVTLPLLGAGIALIFGRRRRVQVGVSIVTLTVAAVIAAVLLYYVDVSGMPLAVSVGGWPIPFGIVLYVDRLAALLVLVSSIVLLAVLLFSVGQGAADGDEETPVSIFHPSYLILAAGIFNAFIAGDLFNLYVGFEILLVASYVLITLGSTESRIRTGVVYIVVSLVSSILFLAAIAAIYGALGTVNMAQLADRMGELPDEVQLVLHLMLLLAFSIKAAVFPLSFWLPDSYPTAPAPVTAVFAGLLTKVGVYAMIRTETQIFRDNDVNQLLLIVALATMIVGILGAVAQAELKRILSFTLVSHIGYMVFGLAIATPASLGATIYYMVHHIVVQTTLFLAVGLVERRAGSTSILKVKGLMRAAPLLAVLYFIPAINLGGLPPFSGFIGKYALFDAAAAVGTPIMYALIVAGILTSLLTLYALMRAWNLSFWREEEDANEESGVIDRISYLDDAPAAGVQTQRRVIPRIMTASTTGMVAVTIALTVFAGPLYHLCASMGASLLNPVSLTQLQEEVNGGN from the coding sequence ATGACCGCCCTCGTCCCCCTGCTCGTCACGCTGCCGCTCCTCGGCGCGGGCATCGCGCTGATCTTCGGGCGTCGGCGTCGGGTGCAGGTCGGGGTCTCGATCGTCACCCTCACCGTCGCCGCGGTCATCGCCGCCGTGCTGCTGTACTACGTGGACGTCAGCGGGATGCCGCTGGCCGTCTCGGTCGGCGGATGGCCGATCCCGTTCGGCATCGTCCTATACGTCGACCGGCTGGCCGCGCTCCTCGTGCTCGTCTCCAGCATCGTGCTCCTGGCCGTCCTCCTCTTCTCCGTGGGTCAGGGCGCCGCGGACGGCGATGAGGAGACGCCGGTTTCGATCTTCCACCCGTCGTACCTGATCCTCGCCGCCGGCATCTTCAACGCGTTCATCGCGGGCGACCTCTTCAACCTCTACGTCGGGTTCGAGATCCTGCTCGTCGCGTCGTACGTGCTCATCACGCTGGGGTCCACCGAGTCCCGCATCCGCACCGGCGTCGTCTACATCGTCGTCTCACTGGTCTCATCGATCCTCTTCCTCGCCGCCATCGCGGCGATCTACGGCGCCCTCGGCACCGTCAACATGGCGCAGCTCGCCGACCGGATGGGGGAGCTCCCCGACGAGGTGCAGCTCGTGCTGCATCTGATGCTGCTGCTCGCCTTCAGCATCAAGGCCGCGGTCTTCCCGCTGTCGTTCTGGCTGCCCGACTCGTACCCGACCGCGCCGGCGCCGGTCACCGCGGTCTTCGCCGGATTGCTGACCAAGGTCGGCGTCTACGCGATGATCCGCACCGAGACGCAGATCTTCCGCGACAACGACGTCAACCAACTGCTGCTGATCGTCGCGCTCGCCACCATGATCGTCGGCATCCTCGGCGCCGTCGCTCAGGCCGAGCTCAAGCGCATCCTGTCGTTCACGCTCGTGAGCCACATCGGATACATGGTCTTCGGGCTCGCGATCGCGACGCCCGCGTCGCTGGGCGCCACGATCTACTACATGGTCCACCACATCGTGGTGCAGACGACGCTCTTCCTCGCGGTCGGGCTCGTCGAGCGCCGCGCAGGATCGACCTCGATCCTCAAGGTCAAGGGGCTCATGCGCGCGGCGCCGCTGCTGGCCGTGCTCTACTTCATCCCGGCGATCAACCTCGGCGGACTGCCTCCCTTCTCGGGATTCATCGGCAAGTACGCGCTGTTCGATGCGGCCGCCGCCGTCGGCACGCCGATCATGTACGCGCTCATCGTCGCCGGCATCCTGACGTCCCTTCTCACCCTGTACGCCCTCATGCGAGCCTGGAACCTCTCGTTCTGGCGCGAGGAGGAGGACGCGAACGAGGAGTCCGGCGTCATCGACCGCATCTCGTACCTCGACGACGCCCCCGCCGCCGGCGTCCAGACGCAACGCCGCGTCATCCCGCGCATCATGACCGCCTCGACGACGGGCATGGTCGCCGTGACGATCGCACTGACCGTCTTCGCCGGTCCGCTCTACCACCTGTGCGCGAGCATGGGAGCGTCGCTCCTGAACCCCGTGAGCCTCACCCAGTTGCAGGAGGAGGTGAACGGTGGGAACTGA
- a CDS encoding Na(+)/H(+) antiporter subunit C: protein MTVSLVLVIIMGVLFAAGVYAMLERSLTRVLIGFLLLGNAANLFLLIVMGAPGVAPFFGSDGEGEEFSDPLPQALSLTAIVITFAISSFLLALIYRSWQLGQADTVADDEADREVRERGARDEETMDDEITDEDDDATTDFIGTETSPIVILHAQDIAELRDDAPTDKPGGHR, encoded by the coding sequence ATGACCGTCTCGCTCGTCCTCGTGATCATCATGGGTGTGCTCTTCGCCGCCGGCGTCTACGCGATGCTGGAGCGCAGCCTCACGCGCGTCCTCATCGGCTTCCTGCTCCTGGGTAACGCTGCGAACCTCTTCCTCTTGATCGTCATGGGTGCTCCCGGCGTCGCGCCCTTCTTCGGCAGCGACGGCGAGGGTGAGGAGTTCAGCGATCCGCTGCCGCAGGCCCTGTCGCTGACGGCCATCGTCATCACGTTCGCGATCTCGTCGTTCCTGCTCGCGCTCATCTACCGCTCCTGGCAGCTGGGACAGGCCGACACGGTCGCCGACGACGAGGCCGACCGCGAGGTGCGCGAGCGCGGCGCCCGCGACGAAGAGACGATGGACGACGAGATCACCGACGAGGACGACGACGCCACGACCGACTTCATCGGGACGGAGACCTCCCCCATCGTGATCCTCCACGCGCAGGACATCGCCGAACTGCGCGACGACGCCCCCACCGACAAGCCGGGAGGGCACCGATGA
- a CDS encoding Na+/H+ antiporter subunit E — protein sequence MGTDIQRSALTGIWRQLPFFLWLVALWMLLWGQFTVLAFLTGVVVAVFVTSVFRLPPVELSGRLNPWWLLVFTLQFVGAVVKGSLVVAWQVVRPGHQPGVSVVAVPLVTDDDLIMAHVGVTASLIPGSLVLETDRDRRILYLHVLGASTDAEVEQQRRMVQRWEARLVRAVGSRAQLDAVRASQAGAEGIRTRVKEESS from the coding sequence GTGGGAACTGACATCCAGCGGAGCGCGCTGACCGGCATCTGGCGGCAGCTGCCGTTCTTCCTGTGGCTCGTCGCGCTCTGGATGCTGCTGTGGGGTCAGTTCACGGTGCTCGCCTTCCTCACCGGCGTCGTGGTCGCCGTCTTCGTGACGAGCGTCTTCCGCCTGCCCCCCGTCGAACTGTCGGGACGACTCAACCCGTGGTGGCTGCTCGTCTTCACGCTCCAGTTCGTCGGTGCCGTCGTGAAGGGCTCGCTCGTCGTCGCGTGGCAGGTCGTGCGGCCCGGTCATCAGCCCGGCGTCTCGGTCGTCGCCGTGCCGCTCGTGACGGACGACGACCTGATCATGGCGCACGTGGGGGTCACGGCATCCCTCATTCCGGGATCGCTCGTCCTCGAGACCGACCGCGACCGCCGCATCCTGTACCTGCACGTCCTCGGAGCGTCGACGGATGCCGAGGTGGAGCAGCAGCGCCGGATGGTGCAGCGCTGGGAGGCACGGCTCGTCCGTGCGGTCGGCTCGCGGGCTCAGCTCGACGCCGTCCGCGCATCGCAGGCCGGCGCCGAGGGCATTCGCACGCGCGTGAAGGAGGAGAGCTCGTGA
- a CDS encoding Na+/H+ antiporter subunit A: MLILLAAFALVPLLLPALVSRLGSRTFLVAALVPIAAFVHTALQAPRVLNGDIPFETYAWIPDLKVQLSMRMDVLGWVMALIVTGVGALVMLYCRWYFAGKREGLATFSAVLLAFAGAMYGLVLTDDIVVLIMLWEVTSVLSYLLIGFYHRRGASRRAALQALLVTTLGGLVMLIGVVMLVVLYGTTSITTMIETGPVFQGGEAVALNAAIVMLLVGALSKSAIFPFHFWLPGAMAAPTPVSAYLHAAAMVKAGIYLIARFAPAFADTDPWRPIVIGLGIFTMLLGGFQAMRESDLKRILAFGTVSQLGMLTVVLGYGERNSALAGLALLVGHALFKSALFLIVGVIDRQLSTRDIGELSGVGRQAPTLATFSIIAIASMAGVAPTVGFVAKEAALTSFLEGGASATALIPLIGILGGSALTAAYGIRFVWGAFWTKKDAAGAPRERTEWPDPPIGFLVAPVVLSGLTMVAGVTAPLLDSGLAGYADSIPLEEGGKEYHLALWHGWEPALFLSLGSIALGALLFWITQRRPLRTRMLPFTANDVYNLSLRGVAKVSVWTTSLTQRGSLPFYVGTIFVVFIAAEATALLASTEWRIAVDAWQSPAQLLAAPVMILAGIVAIRARKRYTGVVLVSVTGLGMVLLFATSGAPDLALTQILVETVTLIAFALVLRRIPARLGDHNASVLPVVRAVIGIGVGVTMAAVALIATGARVADPVSGPFPDLAYEIGHGKNVVNVTLVDLRGWDTMGELSVLILAATGVASLVFVTNRSDSRVLPSLPTSSGRSRRPLVETADGPRPRSTAPGSTRQAWLVGGLKVKPENRSLLLEVIVRVLFHSIIVVSVYLLFAGHNLPGGGFAGGLVAGMALVMRYVAGGRWELGAAAPTDAGRLLGAGMVLALSCAIVPLFFGAAPLTSTYWEAEIPLLGEVEFVTSTIFDVGVYLVVIGLVLDVLRSLGAEVDRQTQAQRERVSA, encoded by the coding sequence TTGCTGATCCTCCTCGCGGCGTTCGCCCTCGTGCCGCTCCTGTTGCCGGCCCTCGTCTCCCGGCTCGGCTCGCGCACCTTCCTCGTCGCGGCTCTCGTTCCGATCGCCGCGTTCGTGCACACGGCGCTGCAGGCCCCGCGCGTGCTGAACGGTGATATCCCGTTCGAGACATACGCCTGGATTCCCGATCTCAAGGTCCAGCTGTCGATGCGGATGGACGTTCTCGGCTGGGTCATGGCGCTCATCGTCACCGGCGTCGGCGCGCTCGTCATGCTCTACTGCCGCTGGTACTTCGCCGGCAAGCGCGAGGGCCTCGCGACGTTCTCGGCGGTCCTCCTCGCCTTCGCGGGTGCGATGTACGGGCTTGTGCTGACCGACGACATCGTCGTGCTCATCATGCTGTGGGAGGTCACGAGCGTCCTCTCGTACCTGCTCATCGGTTTCTACCACCGCCGCGGCGCGAGCCGACGCGCCGCTCTGCAGGCCCTGCTCGTGACGACGCTCGGCGGGCTCGTCATGCTGATCGGCGTCGTCATGCTCGTCGTCCTCTACGGCACGACGAGCATCACCACGATGATCGAGACCGGGCCCGTCTTCCAGGGCGGCGAGGCCGTCGCCCTGAATGCCGCGATCGTCATGCTCCTCGTCGGGGCCCTCAGCAAGTCGGCCATCTTCCCGTTCCACTTCTGGCTCCCCGGCGCGATGGCCGCGCCGACGCCGGTGAGCGCGTACCTGCACGCCGCCGCCATGGTGAAGGCCGGTATCTACCTGATCGCCCGCTTCGCGCCCGCCTTCGCGGATACCGACCCGTGGCGACCCATCGTCATCGGCCTCGGGATCTTCACGATGCTCCTCGGTGGATTCCAGGCGATGCGCGAGTCGGACCTCAAGCGCATCCTCGCCTTCGGCACCGTCAGCCAGCTCGGCATGCTCACGGTCGTCCTCGGCTACGGCGAACGCAACAGCGCCCTCGCCGGTCTCGCCCTCCTCGTCGGGCACGCCCTCTTCAAGTCGGCGCTGTTCCTCATCGTCGGCGTCATCGACCGTCAGCTGAGCACCCGCGACATCGGGGAGCTCTCAGGGGTGGGGCGCCAGGCGCCGACGCTCGCGACGTTCTCGATCATCGCGATCGCGTCGATGGCGGGGGTCGCGCCCACGGTCGGCTTCGTCGCGAAGGAAGCGGCGCTCACCTCGTTCCTCGAGGGCGGCGCGTCCGCGACGGCCCTCATCCCCCTGATCGGGATCCTCGGCGGCTCCGCTCTGACGGCGGCGTACGGCATCCGTTTCGTGTGGGGTGCCTTCTGGACGAAGAAGGATGCCGCCGGTGCGCCGCGCGAGCGCACGGAGTGGCCCGACCCGCCGATCGGCTTCCTGGTGGCGCCGGTCGTGCTCAGCGGGCTGACCATGGTCGCCGGCGTCACGGCGCCGCTGCTGGACTCGGGTCTCGCGGGTTACGCCGACAGCATCCCGCTCGAGGAGGGCGGCAAGGAATATCACCTCGCTCTCTGGCACGGGTGGGAGCCCGCGCTCTTCCTCTCGCTCGGCTCGATCGCCCTCGGCGCGCTGCTGTTCTGGATCACGCAGCGCCGCCCACTCAGAACCCGCATGCTGCCGTTCACGGCGAACGACGTCTACAACCTGTCGCTGCGCGGCGTCGCGAAGGTCTCGGTCTGGACGACGTCGCTCACCCAGCGCGGCTCGCTGCCGTTCTACGTCGGGACGATCTTCGTCGTCTTCATCGCCGCCGAGGCCACGGCCCTGCTGGCCTCGACCGAGTGGCGCATCGCCGTCGACGCCTGGCAGAGCCCGGCGCAGCTGCTCGCCGCTCCCGTCATGATCCTCGCGGGCATCGTCGCGATCCGCGCACGCAAGCGCTACACGGGAGTCGTGCTCGTCTCGGTCACGGGTCTCGGCATGGTGCTCCTGTTCGCGACCAGCGGCGCCCCCGACCTCGCCCTCACGCAGATCCTCGTCGAGACGGTCACCCTCATCGCGTTCGCGCTCGTGCTCCGCCGCATCCCGGCACGCCTGGGCGACCACAACGCGTCGGTGCTCCCCGTCGTCCGCGCCGTCATCGGCATCGGGGTCGGCGTCACGATGGCGGCCGTCGCCCTCATCGCGACGGGTGCCCGCGTGGCCGACCCGGTCTCGGGTCCGTTCCCCGACCTCGCCTACGAGATCGGGCACGGCAAGAACGTCGTCAACGTGACACTCGTGGACCTGCGCGGGTGGGACACGATGGGCGAGCTCTCGGTCCTCATCCTCGCGGCGACAGGCGTGGCATCCCTCGTCTTCGTCACCAACCGCTCCGACAGCCGCGTCCTGCCCTCTCTTCCGACGAGCTCCGGACGCAGCCGCCGTCCGCTCGTCGAGACGGCCGACGGACCGCGCCCCCGCTCCACGGCGCCGGGCTCGACCCGCCAGGCGTGGCTCGTGGGCGGACTGAAGGTGAAGCCCGAGAACAGATCGCTCCTGCTCGAAGTGATCGTGCGCGTCCTCTTCCACTCGATCATCGTCGTGTCGGTGTACCTGCTGTTCGCCGGCCACAACCTGCCCGGCGGCGGATTCGCCGGCGGCCTGGTCGCCGGTATGGCACTCGTCATGCGCTACGTCGCCGGCGGACGGTGGGAGCTGGGTGCGGCCGCGCCGACGGATGCCGGCCGACTCCTCGGCGCGGGCATGGTGCTCGCCCTGTCGTGTGCGATCGTGCCGCTGTTCTTCGGTGCCGCGCCCCTCACGAGCACGTACTGGGAGGCGGAGATCCCCCTACTCGGCGAGGTCGAGTTCGTGACCTCGACGATCTTCGACGTCGGCGTGTACCTCGTCGTGATCGGACTCGTCCTCGACGTGCTGCGCTCCCTCGGCGCCGAGGTCGACCGGCAGACGCAGGCGCAGCGGGAGCGGGTGAGCGCATGA
- a CDS encoding monovalent cation/H+ antiporter complex subunit F → MTVWRIIIGPSILDRAVASDVLLTLLICALGAEMAINHHTRTLPVLLIVAAVGVFGSVSIARFVARRDSEVDR, encoded by the coding sequence ATGACCGTCTGGCGCATCATCATCGGTCCGTCGATCCTCGACCGCGCGGTCGCCTCCGACGTGCTCCTGACGCTCCTCATCTGCGCGCTGGGCGCCGAGATGGCCATCAACCACCACACCCGAACCCTGCCGGTGCTGCTGATCGTCGCCGCCGTCGGCGTCTTCGGATCGGTTTCGATCGCCCGCTTCGTGGCGCGCCGCGACTCGGAGGTCGACCGATGA
- a CDS encoding MFS transporter: protein MTLELTSARLWTWRLAVFAIFTASGLSIATWASRVPSIKAALGIDNATIGLLLLGMGAASILGLSVSSVIAARMGTRRGMLLVMLVLATGLFLIGLGTDVLAAVPVVLVGLMLFGFGNGALDVLMNVDGAAIEVEVKKTILPLFHAFFSLGTVIGAGLGALAARAQISVFAHAAVIAVSIAVIAVVAFRFVPHREFGSPDAAPAGWRARLMIALSAWREPRTYVLGVVILGMAFAEGGANDWMALGVSENHDSTEELGAAALMVFSVAMTVLRVFGGPLVDRFGRVATLRVLAATTVAGILLFILAPNLPLVFVGAALWGVGASLGFPLGMSAAADDPEHAAARVSAAATIGYIAFLCGPPILGVISDHIGLLNALFIIAALVAASGFASGAAKPLPGTRGTGH from the coding sequence ATGACCCTCGAGCTCACCTCCGCGCGCCTGTGGACCTGGCGTCTCGCCGTGTTCGCGATCTTCACCGCGAGCGGCTTGAGCATCGCGACGTGGGCGTCGCGGGTGCCGTCGATCAAGGCGGCGCTCGGTATCGACAACGCCACCATCGGACTCCTGCTGCTCGGCATGGGAGCGGCGTCGATTCTGGGCCTGTCGGTCTCTTCGGTCATCGCGGCGCGTATGGGTACCCGGCGCGGGATGCTCCTGGTAATGCTCGTGCTGGCGACCGGCCTGTTCCTCATCGGGCTGGGCACGGACGTCCTTGCCGCCGTCCCCGTGGTCCTCGTCGGGCTGATGCTGTTCGGCTTCGGCAACGGCGCCCTCGACGTGCTCATGAACGTCGATGGGGCGGCGATCGAGGTCGAGGTGAAGAAGACGATCTTGCCGCTGTTCCATGCGTTCTTCAGCCTGGGCACCGTCATCGGAGCCGGGCTCGGGGCCCTCGCCGCTCGTGCGCAGATCTCGGTGTTCGCCCATGCCGCTGTGATCGCGGTGTCGATCGCGGTCATCGCCGTCGTCGCGTTCCGTTTCGTTCCGCACCGTGAGTTCGGTTCACCAGACGCAGCACCGGCCGGGTGGCGGGCCCGCCTGATGATCGCCCTATCGGCGTGGCGTGAGCCGCGAACCTACGTGCTCGGCGTCGTGATCCTGGGAATGGCGTTCGCCGAGGGCGGCGCGAACGACTGGATGGCGCTCGGCGTGAGCGAAAACCACGACAGCACGGAGGAGCTCGGCGCCGCCGCACTCATGGTCTTCTCCGTCGCGATGACCGTGCTGCGTGTGTTCGGCGGACCTCTCGTCGACCGTTTCGGTCGAGTGGCGACGCTGCGCGTCCTCGCTGCGACGACGGTCGCAGGCATCCTGCTGTTCATCCTCGCGCCGAACCTGCCGCTCGTGTTCGTCGGGGCTGCGCTGTGGGGGGTGGGCGCCTCGCTCGGCTTCCCGCTCGGCATGTCGGCGGCGGCCGACGATCCCGAACACGCGGCAGCGCGCGTGAGCGCTGCGGCGACGATCGGCTACATCGCGTTCCTGTGCGGGCCGCCGATCCTCGGTGTGATCAGCGACCACATCGGTCTGCTGAACGCGCTGTTCATCATCGCCGCCCTCGTCGCGGCGTCCGGGTTCGCGTCCGGTGCGGCCAAGCCGCTGCCGGGAACCCGCGGCACCGGTCACTGA
- a CDS encoding LacI family DNA-binding transcriptional regulator → MSSRRATISDVARHAGVSASTASVVFSGKVAVSDATRAKVMRAADALGYTGPDPRAASLRTGRAGVVAVLFRERLGIAFRDPVTTEMMDGLTAALSPIGAGILLLTDEGPAESGPTLTTAPLDAAILLGCNEILQSSVDVLRGRGIPVVVIEGDAGADVPRVLLDNVEAQRTAAEHLRSLGHDDVALVTLAKDAARPRGFIDDPAQITVDVTRDRLLGAREIFPDAAAYAVRESSIDEGLAAGRVLLSGRRPTAIIAQSDLLAAGVIRAAEEAGLRVPEDLSVTGFDGVAVDGLAPYALTTLAQDAGAKGRAAGEAVVAMLEGREPASLTLTCTFRRGNTTAPVPG, encoded by the coding sequence ATGAGCAGCCGCCGAGCGACGATCTCCGACGTCGCGCGCCACGCCGGAGTCTCGGCCTCGACGGCATCCGTCGTCTTCAGCGGCAAGGTCGCCGTCTCCGACGCCACCCGCGCGAAGGTGATGCGCGCCGCCGATGCCCTCGGATACACCGGTCCCGACCCGCGAGCGGCGTCGTTGCGGACCGGCCGAGCCGGCGTCGTGGCGGTGCTCTTCCGCGAGCGGCTCGGCATCGCGTTCCGCGACCCCGTCACCACCGAGATGATGGACGGACTCACGGCCGCCCTCAGCCCGATCGGCGCCGGCATCCTCCTGCTCACCGACGAGGGCCCGGCGGAGTCCGGCCCCACCCTGACGACCGCGCCCCTGGACGCGGCGATCCTCCTCGGCTGCAACGAGATCCTGCAGTCGTCGGTCGACGTGCTCCGCGGTCGCGGCATCCCCGTCGTGGTGATCGAGGGCGATGCCGGAGCCGACGTCCCCCGCGTGCTCCTCGACAACGTCGAGGCCCAGCGGACGGCCGCCGAGCACCTGCGTTCCCTCGGTCACGATGACGTGGCGCTGGTGACGCTGGCGAAGGATGCCGCGCGTCCCCGAGGCTTCATCGACGATCCCGCGCAGATCACCGTCGACGTCACGCGCGATCGACTGCTCGGCGCCCGGGAGATCTTCCCCGATGCTGCCGCCTACGCGGTCCGCGAGAGCTCGATCGACGAAGGGCTCGCCGCGGGCCGTGTGCTGCTCTCGGGTCGCCGGCCGACCGCGATCATCGCGCAGAGCGACCTCCTGGCGGCCGGGGTGATCCGTGCCGCCGAGGAAGCCGGGCTCCGGGTTCCGGAAGACCTGAGCGTGACGGGCTTCGACGGTGTCGCAGTGGACGGTCTGGCCCCCTACGCGCTCACGACGCTCGCGCAGGACGCGGGCGCGAAGGGACGCGCGGCGGGCGAGGCGGTCGTCGCGATGCTCGAGGGGCGGGAACCGGCATCCCTCACCCTCACCTGCACATTCCGACGAGGGAACACGACCGCGCCCGTACCGGGGTGA
- the mnhG gene encoding monovalent cation/H(+) antiporter subunit G: MIEILHVVALLLILVGALLCLTAAIGLMRFRDVPTRLHAATKPQVLGLLLIAIAIGLELQSWAVVAFLVPVLLIQFATAPLSAHMVGRQAYRNGTIDRRNLHVDELAEAKETPPAAGG, encoded by the coding sequence ATGATCGAGATCCTCCACGTCGTCGCCCTGCTGCTGATCCTCGTCGGCGCGCTCCTGTGCCTCACGGCCGCGATCGGCCTGATGCGGTTCCGGGACGTGCCTACGCGGCTGCACGCAGCCACGAAGCCGCAGGTGCTCGGACTGCTGCTGATCGCCATCGCGATCGGCCTCGAGCTGCAGTCCTGGGCGGTCGTGGCGTTCCTCGTCCCCGTCCTGCTCATCCAGTTCGCGACCGCGCCGCTCTCGGCGCACATGGTCGGACGACAGGCCTACCGCAACGGCACGATCGATCGCCGGAACCTCCACGTCGACGAACTCGCCGAGGCGAAGGAGACCCCGCCCGCCGCGGGCGGCTGA
- the nucS gene encoding endonuclease NucS, translated as MRLVIARCSVDYTGRLNTHLPPATRLIMVKADGTVAFHRDIQHQPLNWMSPPCTLTIIEPGEDDIDVVEKWRVTHAKTGDELTIRIYEVLHDSSHELGVDPGLVKDGVEADLQRLLAEQVGVIGENLTLVRREFPTAIGPVDLLLRNPEGGTIAVEVKRRGDIDGVEQLTRYLELLGRDPHLAPVTGVFAAQEIKPQAKVLATDRGIRCVTLDYDEMKGIESGAPRLF; from the coding sequence GTGCGTCTCGTCATCGCCCGTTGCTCCGTCGACTACACCGGTCGCCTGAACACGCATCTGCCCCCCGCCACCCGTCTCATCATGGTCAAGGCGGACGGCACGGTCGCGTTCCACCGCGACATCCAGCATCAGCCGCTGAACTGGATGAGCCCGCCGTGCACGCTGACGATCATCGAGCCCGGCGAGGACGACATCGACGTCGTCGAGAAGTGGCGCGTCACGCACGCCAAGACGGGCGACGAACTGACGATCCGCATCTACGAGGTGCTCCACGACTCATCGCACGAGCTCGGCGTGGATCCGGGTCTCGTGAAGGACGGCGTCGAGGCCGACCTGCAGCGGCTGCTCGCGGAGCAGGTGGGGGTTATCGGCGAGAACCTGACGCTCGTGCGACGTGAGTTCCCCACGGCCATCGGGCCGGTCGACCTTCTGCTGCGCAACCCCGAGGGCGGCACGATCGCCGTCGAGGTCAAGCGCCGCGGCGACATCGACGGCGTGGAGCAGCTGACGCGCTACCTCGAGCTGCTCGGGCGCGACCCGCACCTCGCACCCGTGACCGGCGTGTTCGCCGCCCAGGAGATCAAGCCCCAGGCGAAGGTGCTCGCGACCGACCGCGGCATCCGTTGCGTCACTCTGGACTACGACGAGATGAAGGGCATCGAGTCCGGGGCGCCCCGCCTGTTCTGA